A window from Chitinophaga filiformis encodes these proteins:
- a CDS encoding PorP/SprF family type IX secretion system membrane protein, translated as MSYKLNIRAFIVSSLLLAAGINNQASAQSLSNAKALLEPSGTQYFQNQYLANPAMAGFEKGLHLNAAYRNQWNGIEGAPITKFFSADYAVGNRVGTGVHIFNDVAGLINRTRVALTYAYHLPLTNPDQQLHFGLSLAWNVQRIDYKNLNGDPNDPSVGAFNRRDNYFEAEYGMAYTDKNLSIQASLPNVRSLFTGDDKEADGGGIFFTAASYRFAINEAITSIEPKICYRGVRGFDNILDAGVNVSILDDVANVMAMYHTTKSVTAGIGVNILKTVGIQAMYTTQTGGIKTYVDGTYEIGATVHLFR; from the coding sequence ATGAGCTACAAACTAAATATACGTGCGTTCATTGTCAGCAGCCTTTTATTGGCTGCTGGCATTAACAACCAGGCCAGTGCCCAGTCGCTCAGTAATGCGAAGGCCTTACTGGAGCCATCCGGCACCCAGTACTTCCAGAACCAGTACCTGGCAAACCCTGCCATGGCGGGGTTTGAAAAAGGGCTGCACCTGAATGCCGCCTACCGCAATCAGTGGAATGGCATCGAGGGAGCTCCCATCACAAAGTTCTTCTCTGCCGACTATGCCGTAGGAAACAGGGTAGGTACAGGCGTACACATCTTCAACGATGTGGCGGGCCTCATCAACAGGACCCGTGTTGCCCTCACTTACGCCTATCACCTCCCGCTGACCAATCCTGATCAGCAGCTGCACTTCGGTCTGTCGCTGGCATGGAACGTACAACGCATCGATTATAAAAATCTGAACGGTGATCCCAACGACCCTTCTGTAGGTGCATTCAACCGCCGGGATAATTATTTCGAAGCAGAGTACGGTATGGCTTACACAGACAAGAACCTGAGCATACAGGCCTCCCTGCCCAATGTCAGAAGTCTCTTCACCGGAGACGATAAAGAGGCAGATGGCGGTGGCATCTTCTTTACGGCCGCCTCCTACAGGTTCGCCATCAATGAAGCGATCACTTCCATAGAGCCGAAGATCTGTTATCGTGGCGTACGTGGTTTCGACAATATTCTGGATGCAGGCGTCAATGTCTCTATCCTGGATGATGTGGCCAACGTAATGGCCATGTACCATACCACTAAAAGTGTAACAGCCGGTATTGGTGTGAACATCCTGAAAACGGTAGGCATACAGGCAATGTATACCACCCAGACGGGAGGCATCAAGACCTATGTTGACGGCACCTACGAAATAGGCGCTACCGTGCACCTTTTCAGATAG